Proteins co-encoded in one Erinaceus europaeus chromosome X, mEriEur2.1, whole genome shotgun sequence genomic window:
- the NEXMIF gene encoding neurite extension and migration factor: MDNQQDKAVVASTNGENTLINGVEETDSEDQDVSLKSFAALEAAAPMQPISVLQKETLMYPMDLLPLPSKKPCIQSPPSPLGLIESPEHAANSASVNAISLTSGVAKGLNTWSLPNECEKAPFNIMEPASISTLNGDCLMQPSRTCLGCFMESKDTVDPEPEISLKVNDFSRDYETCAVSEIGIQCINTGENMKYGEQLLSDQLLGFPLHKSRVGERREAEKSDIDLEDQAQKNYYETLLLDKCNTEEALLANSSQDWGYFETFISESKIELLDLCSKNELSVNLFSEEDVDNYMFDDDESTLGSDVCSLKIRYESFQDNVRDKTTLLMQEDAQFNFFPSVFTTCPKRESKSGALKQNSDLSQFKVPDMSIIWGEEDKNTDKKKGKEEGQEDKGVEKKGEKNSGEKPALNKPCSGTEMEQFKNPKQGHPANSLEVSGNFNNDNSFIEVAYDTMGDIKDCSHYMARSTNSSSSSSQQNYGLRAKRKVRYSEDYLYDVDSLENEKVSERKEWLPGSSKEEDDDEWCPKKRRKVTRKEPPIIIKYIIINRFKGEKNMLVKLSKVDAFETTVNLSENQLNKYAKLAPLKGFWQKKKQRNSNTDSNKLSLCQKHSFEPGNFDASFLPPTRKRKSKLGSRHRIQRIPSTDASASTKQISFCNDQKQTNSRKQEGGLKGTLKATPVTATGSADGLHINDITSLNSVKVKVQDTEFKGTERKVLNKIKFKSEARLKSRKIKAGQESKPATQMSPLLEDQSTKGTLKNEAISGTSITSHRSEFHEAKIAKNSTFVPVTCSSEMPLTSSNVTTNIPVIPGGYLQTLLDASDLSNNTSISYFTHHSSEQNEGSLTQTEKSFIPLQHTQDCEHFSASETEQQQSSQNFKMESTNYGNSWSNKSASGPCEFVVEVSRETAPSQSSELEISQVASTGNNLISTIHNPVCPNSGDSSCNKVLYACVQDTQLSSDESYQFYHFSNGEVCSPFQQGPVNISDGQLFNFDSMSSLPGNSNNYCSYNVKSCEKDSDVDITDDFLAHCSPKLVIQQSIDEITPLKESTDLLDISNFTPDKFRHSSLSEVSPPDTPSLSPQISMCESTKSLRTVKGFQESSPGTLNSVEKVKWHCNTLPQQIQVDDGFTLDNHQFQFHMFNDEDSISLLQKNPCLSTFNDPSGQMNTNNKVSKSRKKNSPSKSGAVNQSSSQKNTRKKSSKANNKGIEKPSGKTSRQVPKSTKKGKCMSAINGEKMQIDISRIGGQLNNSTTGKTLTEYIQHSGPVSSMKMPSQKIFSGDWASRKESNLDWNKMNIDTNTNNLLDDDQREFQEPSYILSNIASGMADVQRFMMASIEPLWEPVEHHGDPNTLYSSESNSLKLKTLKILAGTPQESKKKVNSGSTGATKNHRSTKGMNKCNGKAASDPSPASMPTYSEDSHSTFFGKKYSNPSILGNNGPTHKKLYRHKSSPKALRDEKCKGKRMEREQVHKDEAGTTSFEKLR, translated from the exons ATGGATAATCAACAGGATAAAGCTGTTGTTGCATCAACCAATGGAGAAAACACTCTGATTAATGGAGTCGAAGAAACTG aTTCAGAGGACCAGGATGTATCACTAAAATCATTTGCAGCTCTGGAAGCCGCTGCACCCATGCAGCCTATATCGGTACTACAGAAAGAGACCCTGATGTATCCCATGGATCTCCTACCTCTGCCATCTAAGAAGCCCTGTATTCAGAGCCCTCCTTCTCCATTGGGACTGATTGAATCACCTGAGCATGCTGCTAATAGTGCTTCTGTGAATGCCATCTCCCTCACATCTGGCGTGGCAAAAGGTCTAAACACCTGGTCACTGCCCAATGAGTGTGAGAAAGCTCCATTCAACATAATGGAGCCTGCAAGCATCTCGACTCTAAATGGGGACTGCCTCATGCAGCCAAGCCGAACTTGTTTAGGGTGTTTCATGGAATCCAAGGATACAGTAGATCCTGAGCCAGAGATCAGTCTGAAAGTTAATGATTTCAGTAGAGATTATGAAACCTGTGCAGTCTCTGAAATAGGGATTCAGTGTATTAATACTGGAGAAAACATGAAATATGGAGAGCAGCTGCTCTCAGACCAGCTTCTAGGGTTCCCTTTGCACAAATCTAGGGTAGGAGAGAGACGAGAAGCTGAAAAATCTGACATTGACTTGGAGGATCAAGCACAGAAAAATTATTATGAGACATTACTATTAGATAAGTGCAATACGGAAGAGGCTTTACTGGCAAATTCCAGTCAGGATTGGGGTTACTTTGAGACTTTCATTAGTGAGAGTAAGATTGAATTGCTCGATCTCTGCTCCAAGAATGAACTATCAGTCAACCTATTTTCTGAAGAGGATGTAGATAACTACATGTTCGATGATGATGAGTCAACACTGGGCAGTGATGTCTGCTCCCTGAAAATCCGTTATGAATCTTTCCAGGACAATGTTCGAGACAAGACTACCCTTCTGATGCAGGAGGATGCCCAATTCAATTTCTTTCCCAGTGTCTTCACTACCTGCCCCAAGCGGGAGTCTAAGAGTGGGGCCCTGAAGCAGAACAGTGACCTTTCCCAGTTCAAGGTCCCTGACATGAGTATCATCTGGGGGGAGGAAGACAAAAACACagataagaagaaaggaaaagaggaaggacaagAGGACAAGGGTGTGGAGAAAAAAGGTGAGAAGAATAGTGGAGAAAAACCTGCCTTAAATAAACCGTGCAGTGGGACTGAGATGGAGCAATTTAAAAATCCAAAACAAGGCCACCCTGCCAATTCCTTGGAGGTATCAGGGAATTTCAATAATGACAATTCTTTTATTGAGGTTGCTTATGATACTATGGGAGATATCAAGGACTGTAGCCACTATATGGCTCGGAGCACTAATTCTAGCAGCTCGTCATCCCAGCAGAACTATGGCCTTCGAGCCAAGAGAAAAGTAAGGTACAGTGAAGATTATCTATATGATGTTGACTCATTAGAAAATGAGAAAGTAAGCGAGAggaaagaatggctgccaggcAGTTCCAAAGAAGAAGATGACGATGAATGGTgtcctaaaaaaagaagaaaagtaactCGCAAGGAACCCCCAATTATTATCAAATATATCATCATCAATCGCTTTAAAGGGGAGAAGAACATGTTGGTGAAGTTGAGTAAGGTGGATGCCTTTGAGACAACAGTGAATTTGAGTGAGAATCAGCTCAACAAATATGCTAAGCTAGCTCCTTTGAAAGGCTTCtggcagaaaaagaaacagagaaacagcaaCACAGATTCCAACAAGTTATCCTTATGCCAAAAGCATAGCTTTGAACCAGGTAACTTTGATGCTTCATTCCTACCTCCTACTCGAAAACGAAAATCTAAACTTGGCAGCAGGCACAGGATTCAAAGAATTCCATCTACAGATGCTTCAGCAAGTACTAAGCAAATTTCATTCTGCAATGATCAGAAACAAACTAATAGTCGTAAACAAGAGGGAGGCCTGAAAGGTACACTGAAGGCAACACCTGTGACTGCCACTGGCAGTGCAGATGGATTGCATATAAATGACATCACAAGTCTTAACTCTGTGAAAGTCAAAGTCCAAGATACAGAATTtaagggaacagagaggaaagTTCTcaataaaatcaaatttaaaagtgAAGCTCGGTTAAAATCTAGGAAAATCAAAGCTGGGCAAGAAAGCAAGCCAGCCACTCAAATGAGCCCTCTCTTGGAAGATCAATCTACCAAGGGTACCTTAAAGAATGAAGCTATTTCTGGGACCTCAATCACTTCCCATCGATCTGAATTTCATGAGGCAAAGATTGCTAAGAATTCAACTTTCGTACCAGTCACCTGCTCTTCTGAAATGCCACTAACATCTTCTAATGTCACCACCAATATACCTGTTATACCCGGAGGATATCTGCAAACACTGTTAGATGCTTCTGATTTGTCAAATAATACGAGCATCTCATATTTCACTCACCATTCTTCAGAGCAAAATGAAGGCAGCCTCACTCAAACAGAAAAATCATTCATACCTCTCCAGCATACCCAGGATTGTGAGCATTTCTCAGCCTCTGAGACAGAACAGCAGCAGTCATCCCAAAACTTCAAAATGGAGTCAACCAACTATGGAAATTCGTGGTCCAACAAATCTGCTTCTGGACCCTGTGAATTTGTGGTTGAAGTTTCAAGAGAGACAGCTCCAAGCCAATCTAGTGAATTAGAAATCTCCCAAGTAGCCTCCACAGGAAATAACCTCATCTCAACAATACACAATCCAGTCTGTCCCAATAGTGGTGACAGTAGTTGCAACAAGGTTCTATATGCCTGTGTGCAAGATACCCAGCTCTCGTCTGATGAGTCTTATCAATTCTATCACTTTAGTAATGGTGAGGTCTGCTCTCCCTTCCAGCAGGGCCCAGTCAATATCAGTGATGGTCAGCTCTTCAACTTTGACTCAATGTCCTCACTCCCAGGCAACTCAAACAATTATTGCTCCTATAATGTGAAATCCTGTGAAAAAGATAGTGATGTTGATATCACTGATGATTTTCTGGCCCACTGCAGCCCTAAACTAGTAATCCAGCAGAGCATTGATGAGATAACACCACTGAAAGAGTCTACTGACCTCCTGGATATCTCCAACTTCACTCCTGACAAATTCCGccactcttctctctcagaaGTGTCCCCACCTGACACTCCTAGTCTTTCTCCTCAAATTTCCATGTGTGAGAGTACCAAGTCACTAAGAACAGTAAAGGGGTTCCAGGAAAGTTCCCCAGGAACACTGAACAGTGTTGAGAAAGTCAAGTGGCATTGTAATACCCTCCCACAACAGATCCAAGTGGATGATGGGTTTACTTTAGATAACCATCAGTTTCAGTTCCATATGTTTAATGACGAAGATTCTATCAGCCTACTCCAAAAAAACCCTTGCCTATCAACATTTAATGATCCATCTGGTCAAATGAATACCAACAACAAAGTATCAAagtcaagaaagaaaaattcaccCAGCAAGAGTGGGGCTGTGAATCAAAGCTCTTCTCAGAAAAACACTAGGAAAAAATCCTCCAAAGCTAACAACAAAGGGATTGAAAAGCCATCTGGAAAAACCTCTCGCCAGGTCCCTAAgtcaacaaagaaaggaaaatgtatgTCTGCAATCAATGGAGAGAAAATGCAAATTGACATTAGTCGTATTGGAGGCCAACTCAATAACAGTACCACTGGGAAGACATTGACAGAATATATCCAACACAGTGGTCCTGTGTCCTCTATGAAAATGCCAAGTCAGAAGATTTTTTCTGGAGACTGGGCTTCCAGAAAGGAAAGCAATCTGGACTGGAACAAAATGAACATTGATACCAACACCAACAATCTGCTAGATGATGACCAACGAGAATTTCAGGAGCCTTCCTATATCTTGTCCAACATCGCCTCTGGAATGGCAGATGTGCAGAGATTCATGATGGCCTCCATAGAGCCCCTTTGGGAGCCCGTGGAGCACCATGGGGACCCCAACACATTGTACTCCTCTGAGTCCAATAGTCTAAAATTAAAAACCCTCAAAATATTGGCTGGGACACCACAAGAGTCTAAGAAAAAGGTCAACAGTGGGTCCACAGGAGCCACTAAGAATCACAGGTCCACCAAAGGTATGAATAAATGCAATGGGAAAGCAGCAAGTGATCCCAGCCCTGCAAGCATGCCTACTTATAGTGAAGATTCTCACTCTACCTTTTTTGGTAAAAAGTATAGTAATCCAAGCATTTTGGGTAATAATGGACCGACACACAAAAAATTATATCGTCACAAATCCAGCCCCAAGGCTCTGAGAGATGAGAAATGTAAAGGAAAGCGCATGGAACGAGAACAGGTCCACAAGGATGAAGCTGGGACAACTTCTTTTGAAAAACTGAGGTAA